ATTTCTGAGAAGATTTTTGAGATTCTCGATATTCTCGAATGACGAGATACTTTCGAAGTTTCGTCTTGTCTCGTTTCAAACATCGAACACCTCACACATACATACTGATTACCGTTTCGAGAATTACGAGAGGAGAACAGAGCCGCTAATTACTGAAGACAGCCGAAATAATCGGTTGTTGCTTAGCCCGCACGTAATTATGTACATGTAATCTTAAGCCCAAATACCAACAAACGTACACAAATATGCTCACACGCATTCGGTACAAAATATATCTATTTTCCTAATAGtgactttataaaaaaaaaaatccacAAGAGGATAGGCCATGAAAGTTCATTACTTCCATacagaatattatattatttataattgtattattattttggAAATTTAAATGGGACATTGATTGATGATGATTATCACAAAGCAGAAAAATACCATGATATATTATTGAGTTCGTGTATCTAATAAAATTATCTAATAAAATTAAAGCATTCAGACATTCATTTGGTGTgtttcttcattatttttgtccACACATTACATTAGTACACAATACTTGATTAAAAGTAGTAAAAAGATATTGTTTTTTGTTAGAATTTGCTTCAAGTTTTCATTAATcaggaaataaatattatatgaagaatattattaacttaaaaatgatttataatataatatataatactacCAACTTTTTCGACGGTAAGCAAGAATTTtgcattttataataaaagtatcTTCAAAGAGCACATCAATTTTATGTTATGTAtagattaattttatattatgttttatattatgatatatttggttCATTTGAATTTGCTAATTGATAATATTAAactttttaaattcattaatgaTGATCATATGAGGATATTAAAAATTACTTTGTGTTTACTCAAAAGTTATTTTTTATAACATTATATGTACGTATAAGATATAATGTGTATTTTTATGAATAAATATGCATACGAAACTCGATAGCATTGTGCGATTACAAAATGTTATCTATTTGCTATCAGGTCGAGTAATCTTCAACAGTCTTAATAGAACAACTTAATTGGCTCATCTAATATTCATTTTTAACAATTAGGAAAGGCACCTAAGAGGGATCCAGCCCTACCTTGTAGAAGAAAATATATTCATTGTTCCACTGGCTGTGCGTTTTCTTATAAGGCGTGCCGCAactgtaaatttttatttaaaagcaACGTTATTTCTGTTTACttatctttcctttttttttgttgATCTTTTTCCTATGTCAATAAATTTACCAGTTGCATCTTGTGGAGTAAGTGGTTTATCTATCACCTTCTGAATCACATTCATCCATTGCGATCTATCATCATCACTTTGAGCAGAAAGAAGATAGGTCCTATCTGGTGTTTCAAGAGTAAATGAAAATCCTTGATCTCTTGCACCCAGAGGTACTCCTGTTTTCACTGCAAAACCGTCTGAACAATGACCCAAGAAGATTTCACCTTTGGGATGTGCATCCTTTGAAttgatacaaaataaatttattaattactttccagcaataagaaatacaattgtcTGTGAAATAAGTATGCACACCATAGGATCATCGTGATACATCAGTTTTCGTCCGTCTAATGTGAACCATCTTTTTTTATAGGCATCTGTATACCTAGGTCCAGTTTTCCATAAATATCCTTCACGGAGAAAATCTCTAGTAAGTTGGGAGAGTAATTCAGCCTCGGTTGCTCCTGGATATGCAACCTGCAGACGATGTAACTTAGCACACCGTATTGCtaaataccaatttgtaattaCTTCTGGATCTTCGTGGTATACATAGATATGTCTTGTTGTTCCATCTTTCATAAATGATATTTGTAGACTATTTTGATTTCCAGTTTTAGGTGGAGCAAAAGCGACATTTAATTCTGATATTCTAAGAATAGCTTTAGGTTCCTTAAAACATAAAAGAAATTGGTAAGAATATAAGCAGTATGTgccatttttaaacattaaataaataagtaacatCTAACAAACATTTACAAACCTTATTTTCTTTAACATGATACTTGAGAGTATCTTCTGCTTCGCAAAGAACAAACTTTCGAGGATGATAACGTGAATCTTCTTTTCCACGTTTCATTAAAAATCCTTCCATGAATCCTGAAACGTAATGATTTTGTCTCTCTGGATGACAAAATTCCTCCCTTTCATATTTTGCTCTTATCCATTGCTCTACCAATACTCTGTTAATGTCAAAATGTTACTTTTGAGATATACATTTACTTCTAATTGCATGTTTGAAATATATGAGACAACATACTGTGGTGCATCTGGATTTGGTCTACGATAACACGGAGGTACACGTTCTTCGTAATGAAGCCTAGCTGTAATATTACCAACTTCTCTAATTCTATTTACTTGAGAATCTTCCCACCTATCCAGTTTTAAATGTTTAACTTTAGAAATATGTGCACCCATTGACCTATGTATACCTGCACATCTTGTGCACACAAATATTCCTATGTTATAAGAAGCCCATTCCGGATCTGGAATTTAATTCCAATTAATcttatgaaaataattgtttatctcTTAATTTTCTTATGTCGTTATAATCGACTTAAATATGTATAAACATAAACTCATAGGGTTATAAAAAGAGTGTTCatagataaaaaaagaaatatatatatatatatatatataatatatattattcttaaaataacaaagaagctaattattttatattacagtTTATGACAAGACAGGTAAATATACATAAACAGTAACACAATCtagatatataaaatttctttattactATGTACATTTATAAATCAAACTGTtactaaatattatattaacaacttcaattttcttACATAAAAAACAttctaaatataataattttaaggcTCCTTTAACAAACGTTGTATTGTCTACTTTCAACgataattgttataaaaatcTATTATCCTATTATAAAACATAGATATAAAATGTTTGTAGAGTTAgtaataacattattttaaaataacaatgttGTACATGGCAATTCATTTAATCTATTATAGTCAAGttaaagaaaaatttcaaattcttcttttaatattaGAATTGTACTTAAATTATTCTGGAATTTGTTGCGAGTAAAGTTATGGAAACAAAGTTTCATATTCCATCACTAAGtagtttattatataataaaataaatcatttttaaacATCTTTTACATTATTATACGATAACTTAATAGAAGCTTCTTAAAAAATTCACTCACTTTTTGCCCCACAATCTGCACACATATTATTTCCAGGTTTTTTGAGGAGTTCTGTTAACAACTTCTCATTTAAGTCCGCCATCTTAAAACACTGACAAACAGCAATATGTATATATGCAAAGATTATTCGATACGAAGAAGGTTAACTCACTAAAAGGATTCTTTATAATTAATTCCTAAAAAtctaatgaaatttatataaactTAACTTGTCGCATAAGTAAATATCTCTTGTCTTTCACTTTTCGATAATATTCTTCATTCATTAAATGCATAATCATGaataatcatttattttctttcagttGTAACAATCGGTtaacttttcaattttaacatgttggatgaaaatgaaaaagaaatttatctTATTGTTTTCAGATTGTTTAATAGCTAGCTTCGTAGAAAAAGATTATTTTATCAAAAAGACATATTAATGCTATTTAAATGACTTGGTTGTGTTATATTCTTTATTAGTATAAAACAAAGTAGAatgattataatttattattaacataataaaatattaaataatatttaatcattataattattagGTATAATTATTAGGTATATTATAattcgatgaaataaaattttaataatacgAATAATTCCATTATGCTCttcaaattattcaataaatttaaccCGCCTGTTTTCATTACTAACGCAATAAATACAGTCCAATCtacaatattgtttaaacaCACTCTAATTTGTTAGACTGTTTCTATTGCTAATTAGTAAAAGGTAAATGTTATTGACTAGGTTGCATTTACTGATtatcgaacatttttattcaatcgaTCTAAGAGATTTGGGTATGATTTTATTTCTCTTGTTTTCTAATTATTATGATATCCTTTGCATAAGCACTAGATAAATAAGCACTTTGTATCAGGTACACATACCGTATATCCATGTGCTCGCGCGCAGTATTGAATTTTTAGCAATGAACAATGAACAGAATGTAATggtatattgaaaattaaagatTCAATTTaacatataaatgtatataactTAATAAACTTACACgttcaatatttattaatttacaacTGTGCGAATAAATTATAAAGAACAGTTTTGTACATATACGCGTTTAAATATCTATTAATATCGATAATTCTTAATCATGAAAATtggtatttatttatataccatATATAGGTTTTCCGAGTTCGTAAAGTCACcaaatttatgcataaaaacgTATTAAAATAGCACTATGATTTGAACGTGTACGTAAGAAAATTAACCTTGTTTATGTACTACTAGTtcgattatttttaaataatggatattatataaattaataatattaaaataatatataatgttatTAATCACTGCGTTACATTATCGATACAGTATTAATATCCTTCGCTAATAATTCCGGTAAGATATAATAGTAAAGAAATCATTGAATACTTTGCATATTTAACGTTAGATCATAAATCTTATAGAATAGTTATTATTATAGTTAGTAGAATATCCTAAATATGAAGAATAatggagtaaaatagaaaaagaaagttAGAAGGTAAATGGAAGATTGATTCTGATGGAGTGATTTATCGTTTGTACAGGGCCACTGAATGTAATAAGCGACGCGTTCTGCCACTAGCTAACCAATTTTGATTCGTTAATAGGTCGACCCGTATGACCTAAAGTGTCGGAGACAGCTAAACGAATTAATTTACCCATATTCTTACTGTGAATCTGCAATGTGTGCTTTTCTTACAcaggaacaaatttttattcattcttaattgcgattatttttatttgtgaGATATCTTTACCAGCCGTTGTATATACTATATTATTCTATATgagttaaaaataatacatttgaaaatattttcgcaATGTAGAAGGATTCTTTGCGGTTTTATCATAAAATTTAGTGCaatgaaggtaatttaaattttaataaaaaaaaaaaaagaatttcctCAAATATCTTCTTGATGTTATTATTTTAAGCATAAACCTTATATCTTGAATTTTCTCTACGGATTTAAATCaatggttttcaattttttactttCACCACGATAACATAACTTCGCTATCCGTTTTCgcttattattgaaattattcctATAGtgtgtataataaaattattataattacaaataaattatataatatttaaaaaagttttCTTCTTAATCAATTACCATATAGTGTAACCGTCATATACACATGTATAGACGTGACTAATATTGCAATATCTGCTTAGAAATATGGATGAACCGTAGAAATTAAGATTTTACTATATtacaatatattcaatatttatatttttatttatacttattttttaatttcttagaTATTATATTACTAATATTCTCAATTAAAgcaaaatttaagaaatatatTACCTCGTTGATaagttattttttttcttcaaatatgATTACAATATCATTCTCAGCTAAATCTGtagaaattaataatgtattcaaaatatattttatttttctattcaaaAAAACAAAACACATCAAGTTTTAAGTTGCACAACATTTGTTACACTGTCACGTTTAAGTATAGAATTACATATGtagatatattataaatatataatacgcGAATAAATTacgaaaagaaaattaatttttctttttcttttttcagcATTAATTACAGAGgtcattaattaattttctttctctttacAAGGATATGTTCACTATTCAGAATGAAAtggtataataaatattttgttgattacaaaaatgatatattttaatttcttaGATTAATTAAAGCAATGAAATTATTGTGTAAAGTATGTAAATTTTTCACTTGTTTAATACTTGAACataatgaaaaaaatgaaaaaatgaaaataacaaagaatcaacgaaataaaagaaacagtattataatattaaacataattTATTACTTCTTATGCCAATTTTTTACCgagaatattttctttttccataTTCAATAATACTTTGACATTtaacagaaatattaaatattatatccacttttattttcttttcttttgccatttaataaatatcgtttctaataatattaaattaaagtcCACCATATTACGTACAAGTACTTTGATCGATGCATAATGGAACATTTTATATTTaacgataaaaatatttcactaCCGCTAGAATAAATCGATTAATATTTTACAAGAAAGATCAATTGAATTTACAGATGCAGTGGTTTACCATAATGATATGTTTGTATGCCGGAGTAGCAAGTGCAAGAACAGAAGAAGATCAACAAACATCTTCTTCAACTTCGATTACTGGAATATCTGATGGACTTTTGGAACAATGCTTTTATCGACAACCCAATGAATGTCCTGATGTTAAGATAACTGGATGTTACTGCAAGAAAATCATTCTTACCCATAACAATCCTGAAGGCAATGCTGTACTTTGTTGCAACTTAAATATCCAAAACTTTGAACTAGAACTTTCCTGTACAGGTTGTTATAAAActgttttgttatatttatgatAAATGTTATGATCCAGTACAAATATGTGCAAATTATCTATACAAATACACACTCATTAATATATTGCAATATATTACAGGATTTCCGTCAAACATATCTTATATACACATAAGGAATGCAACATTGGATGTATTCAATGTTAGTCAAATTCGATGGAGAAGACTAAAATCCCTTGCAATTACAGATGGTAGAATTAATAGAGTGAAAGGACAATTTCGAATGATGACACCGACAGTTTGTTTGAATCTTTCAAATAATGCTCTTATTGAAGTAGAAAACAATTCTCTGACTCGATTAGCACAACTCACTACTTTAGATTTATCTTATAATAATCTTACACATTTACCAGCTTTAAATACAATGAATGGTCGTGAGTTTTGGCTTGACATTTCAGGTACATAAACATTAATGATACGCATCATTTTGATTATAACATTTCAAAATGTAACATAGTTTTGTATGTTTAGGAACAAATACACTTTGGTGTCATGATATTTatcaatatattaataaaactggagaaaagcaaattaatttcaatcaCGAAAATGAAACTGTATGTTCAGCTAGTAAAACTTGGCACTGGTTTAATACTACAGAGCAAGTTCCATTAAAACAAGTTCGATATCTTAGTTTGGTAATAGTTTGGAAACAAATATTATCTAATATAGATGACCATTTAATTACTACTTTAAGTTAACACCTATTATTCGCTGTTCCATGAATTCACAGTTGCAAACTGAATGCCCTAAAGGAGATACATGGCAATGTCAATGCAACTTCAAAAGATTGGATATTGTCGAAGGTAAACCACCAACTTTAGCAGTAAATGTAGATTGTAGCGGAATTCAAATTACCGAATTGCCTGAAAAATTACCTCGCAATACTATAGCGCTGAATGTATCATACAATAACGTAcgtaaatttcatattttatttagaatatCTAAACCAACAAGTATTCGATAGTTTTATGTAATCGATTATTATTTGTTACTGGTTACTTCtgatagaaataaaaatttaattgtataaaaatattatacgaAAATAGCACTTTTTCTTATATTGTAAGTAGCATGTAATTATCATCACTGATTGTTCATAGATCACTGCATTGGATGATCTCAGCACTAATCCATGTTATGAAGACATAAGAGAGTTTTATGCTGACTATAATAATATATCatctataaataaattagaaggaTCTAAATTTTTGGACAACTATGCCTTCCTCAGTTTAcggtacaataaaattaaatctgtaagtcaaatgaaataaatttgaataagtaGTAAATTTAACTATTTCAAAGCTATGTatgataatttttatatttagctTCCCACATATATTTTAAGCCCTAACACTCATGACAAAAGTTTTATCAGTTCGCGATTAGTGAAGCTAGGAGGGAATGAGTTACATTGTGATTGCAATACAGCCAAGTATCTAAAGGTAATATTTAGGTTACAATTTCGATTT
This window of the Lasioglossum baleicum unplaced genomic scaffold, iyLasBale1 scaffold1185, whole genome shotgun sequence genome carries:
- the LOC143220555 gene encoding protein halfway-like, whose protein sequence is MQWFTIMICLYAGVASARTEEDQQTSSSTSITGISDGLLEQCFYRQPNECPDVKITGCYCKKIILTHNNPEGNAVLCCNLNIQNFELELSCTGFPSNISYIHIRNATLDVFNVSQIRWRRLKSLAITDGRINRVKGQFRMMTPTVCLNLSNNALIEVENNSLTRLAQLTTLDLSYNNLTHLPALNTMNGREFWLDISGTNTLWCHDIYQYINKTGEKQINFNHENETVCSASKTWHWFNTTEQVPLKQVRYLSLLQTECPKGDTWQCQCNFKRLDIVEGKPPTLAVNVDCSGIQITELPEKLPRNTIALNVSYNNITALDDLSTNPCYEDIREFYADYNNISSINKLEGSKFLDNYAFLSLRYNKIKSLPTYILSPNTHDKSFISSRLVKLGGNELHCDCNTAKYLKVWLQTRILDSDEVLCENVKEKVVDLEPSKMCVYPGDWTDYIYYIIATEVVLLISLTAKVSYDYWIFKTAGYLPWPANKMPKLPCDWLCET
- the LOC143220556 gene encoding arf-GAP with dual PH domain-containing protein 1-like — protein: MADLNEKLLTELLKKPGNNMCADCGAKNPEWASYNIGIFVCTRCAGIHRSMGAHISKVKHLKLDRWEDSQVNRIREVGNITARLHYEERVPPCYRRPNPDAPQVLVEQWIRAKYEREEFCHPERQNHYVSGFMEGFLMKRGKEDSRYHPRKFVLCEAEDTLKYHVKENKEPKAILRISELNVAFAPPKTGNQNSLQISFMKDGTTRHIYVYHEDPEVITNWYLAIRCAKLHRLQVAYPGATEAELLSQLTRDFLREGYLWKTGPRYTDAYKKRWFTLDGRKLMYHDDPMDAHPKGEIFLGHCSDGFAVKTGVPLGARDQGFSFTLETPDRTYLLSAQSDDDRSQWMNVIQKVIDKPLTPQDATVAARLIRKRTASGTMNIFSSTR